A part of Solenopsis invicta isolate M01_SB chromosome 2, UNIL_Sinv_3.0, whole genome shotgun sequence genomic DNA contains:
- the LOC105199062 gene encoding ubiquitin carboxyl-terminal hydrolase 46 — MGTTISQLEKDIGSDQFPPNEHYFGLVNFGNTCYSNSVLQALYFCRPFREKVLEYKARNKRTKETLLTCLADLFYSIATQKKKVGSIAPKKFIARLRKEKEEFDNYMQQDAHEFLNFLINHINEIILAERTQSKPTGGKCGAGDAAGSPPEPTWVHEIFQGILTSETRCLNCETVSSKDEDFFDLQVDVDQNTSITHCLRCFSNTETLCSDNKFKCDHCSSYQEAQKRMRVKKLPMILALHLKRFKYVEQYNRHIKVSHRVVFPLELRLFNTSDDAVNPDRLYDLVAVVIHCGSGPNRGHYISIVKSHGFWLLFDDDMVDKIDASTIEDFYGLTSDIQKSSETGYILFYQSRDCS, encoded by the exons ATG GGTACAACCATATCGCAATTGGAAAAAGATATTGGCTCCGATCAGTTTCCACCTAATGAACACTATTTCGGTTTAGTCAAC TTTGGTAATACCTGTTATAGTAACTCAGTATTGCAAGCTTTATACTTTTGTCGACCGTTCAGAGAAAAGGTCTTGGAATACAAAGCCAGGAACAAGCGAACTAAAGAGACCTTACTAACATGCCTGGCAGATCTATTTTACAGTATTGCAACTCAAAAGAAAAAAGTAGGCTCCATAGCGCCAAAGAAGTTTATCGCCAGACTGAGGAAAGAGAAAG AGGAATTTGATAATTACATGCAACAAGATGCGCACGAGTTTTTGAACTTCCTTATAAATCacataaatgaaattattctgg CGGAGAGAACACAGAGCAAGCCGACTGGAGGGAAGTGTGGGGCAGGAGATGCTGCAGGTTCGCCACCGGAGCCCACATGGGTTCACGAAATATTCCAGGGGATACTGACGTCGGAAACACGCTGCCTTAACTGTGAGACTGTTTCTAGCAAAGACGAGGACTTCTTCGATCTGCAAGTTGACGTAGATCAGAATACTTCGATCACACACTGCCTCAGATGCTTCTCCAACACAGAGACCCTCTGTAGTGACAACAAATTCAAATGTGATCACTGCAGTAGTTATCAGGAAGCTCAG AAACGAATGAGAGTAAAGAAACTACCTATGATACTAGCGTTGCatctaaaaagatttaaatacgTCGAACAGTATAATCGCCACATAAAAGTGTCTCACAGAGTAGTTTTTCCATTGGAGCTCAGACTTTTCAATACT AGTGATGATGCTGTAAATCCAGATCGCTTATACGATCTGGTGGCAGTTGTGATACATTGTGGAAGTGGGCCTAACCGAGGGCATTACATTTCTATAGTTAAAAGTCATGGATTCTGGTTGCTCTTTGACGATGATATGGTCGAT AAAATTGATGCATCAACTATAGAAGATTTTTATGGACTCACGTCGGATATTCAGAAGAGCTCTGAAACTGGTTATATCCTGTTCTACCAATCGCGAGATTGTAGTTAA
- the LOC105199063 gene encoding 60S ribosomal protein L21, with protein sequence MTNSKGYRRGTRDLFSRKFRKRGTIPLSTYMKTYKVGDIVDIKGNGAVQKGMPYKVYHGKTGRVFNVTAHALGVIVNKRVRGRIIAKRINIRIEHVSHSKCRDDFLKRVKENERLRKEAKETNVRVQLKRQPAEPSKAHIVSGREAPILLAPVPYEFIA encoded by the coding sequence ATGACAAACTCGAAAGGCTACAGGCGAGGTACGCGGGACCTCTTTTCCCGCAAATTTAGAAAACGTGGAACCATCCCGCTGTCCACGTACATGAAGACGTACAAGGTCGGCGATATCGTTGACATCAAGGGAAACGGTGCCGTGCAAAAGGGCATGCCGTACAAAGTCTACCACGGCAAGACCGGCCGTGTGTTCAATGTGACGGCGCACGCCCTAGGAGTGATCGTGAACAAGAGGGTTCGCGGACGCATCATCGCTAAGAGGATCAACATACGCATCGAGCACGTGAGCCACTCCAAGTGCAGAGACGACTTCCTCAAGCGCGTCAAGGAGAACGAGAGACTCAGGAAGGAGGCCAAGGAGACGAACGTTCGCGTTCAGCTGAAGAGACAGCCCGCTGAACCTTCCAAAGCTCACATTGTGTCTGGACGAGAGGCGCCTATCTTGCTCGCGCCTGTCCCATATGAatttattgcttaa
- the LOC105199064 gene encoding uncharacterized protein LOC105199064 codes for MSNIQGDGCHWVPLGTIKQEEEDEKIKIEEMEELMQRTSPELAEVANSARVDTLPKISRNKYDAAYSAFTEYKKQHKTPATTQNVLCAYFKELSNTHASSTLWNRYSMLKAEIKAKENISIESYTDLIAFIRNQAVNYTPKQSEILTKDDVRKFLEIAPDREFLAAKVILIMGLMGACRCQELKDMKITNIEDRDSLLVVNIPDTKTRNPRKFVIVAGPILDIVKKYRNMRPPYIPDPSFFVQYRNGKCTSQVMGKHSLAAIPYKIATFLKLPEPKNYTGHCFRRTATTIFFNEGGDFVCLKELGGWKSDAVTRRYIKQSIKQETKICNVLTEAININENNATPTSRHTTTTTVKDISASTNSNNIIISNCIVHIHNYGKGV; via the exons ATGTCCAATATCCAAGGAGATGGATGTCATTGGGTACCATTGGGTACTATtaaacaagaagaagaagatgaaaaGATAAAGATCGAAGAAATGGAAGAATTGATGCAGCGCACGTCGCCAGAGCTTGCGGAAGTGgccaacagtgcacgcgtcgATACTTTGCCAAAAATCTCACGCAACAAATATGACGCGGCATACTCGGCGTTTACTGAATATAAAAAGCAGCACAAAACGCCGGCGACAACGCAGAATGTGTTGTGCGCATATTTTAAAGAGTTGAGTAATACACATGCTTCTAGCACACTTTGGAACCGCTACTCCATGCTGAAAGCTGAGATCAAAGCGAAGGAGAACATCAGCATTGAGAGTTACACGGATTTGATTGCATTTATCCGAAATCAAGCTGTGAACTATACGCCGAAGCAATCAGAAATATTGACAAAGGATGACGTGCGCAAATTTTTGGAGATCGCCCCAGATAGGGAATTCCTTGCAGCAAAG GTTATTTTAATAATGGGACTCATGGGAGCATGCAGATGCCAGGAATTGAAAGACATGAAGATAACGAACATCGAAGATAGGGATTCGCTTCTCGTCGTGAACATCCCAGATACTAAGACGCGCAATCCTCGCAAATTCGTCATTGTTGCTGGACCTATTCTAGACATTGtcaaaaaatatagaaacatGCGCCCGCCATATATTCCTGATCCATCATTTTTTGTACAGTATAGAAACGGAAAATGTACGTCTCAAGTAATGGGAAAACATTCGCTTGCTGCAATACCTTACAAAATTGCAACTTTTCTGAAATTGCCCGAACCCAAAAATTATACGGGACATTGCTTTCGGCGTACTGcaacaacaatttttttcaatgaaggAGGAGACTTTGTTTGCCTCAAAGAACTGGGGGGTTGGAAATCCGATGCAGTAACTCGAAGATATATCAAACAATCAATCAAGCAGGAAACTAAAATATGTAATGTACTCACAGAAgcaattaatattaacgaaaacaATGCAACTCCCACTTCTCGACATACAACGACAACCACTGTTAAAGATATCAGTGCAAGTACTAATAGcaacaatattataatcagcAATTGCATAGTCCATATCCACAATTATGGAAAAggagtttaa